The Ignavibacteriales bacterium genomic sequence ATGATACATCCGCCTTCAGAAAAGCCTTCGCGTTTTGGGGAGACTCAACCGGTCGGATCAATTACGAGATGATCCACTATCCTGAAAACGAGGCAACAGCCCAGACAAGTTACGTTCCCTCGTATCGTGCAGTCGTCGGAACATTTAAGGGGGATTGGATCACTGCCTCTGAGCGCTACCGGGCATGGGGAACACGCCAACCCTGGGCGGTTCGTAGCCGACTCAACCGAGGAGTTGTACCGGAATGGTTGCTGAAAACATCACTCTGGGTCTGGAATCGCGGAAGGTCAGAGGGTGTGCTCGAACCGGCAGTGGATATTCAGAAAGAGCTCAAACTCCCCGTGAGCGTCTTCTGGCATTGGTGGCATGGCTGCTCTTACGATGACGGTTTCCCGGAGTACCTCCCACCGCGGGAAGGAACCGACCACTTCAAAGCGGCACTGTCGAAAGCGCAGAAATCCGATATCCACGCGATCGTCTACATGAATCAGCGATTGTGGGGAATGACGACGAAGAGTTGGGCAGAACAAGGAGCAGAGCGTTTTGCAGTCAAAGGGCTGGATGGAAAAGTGAGGCCGGAAACCTACAACACCTACACGCAAAAGGCATGCGCCACAATGTGCATGGCCACACCATTCTGGCGTAATACATATGCTGGAATCGCTTCAGAGGCTGTCCGGGACCTCGGGGTCGATGGCATCTACATGGACCAGGCCTGCAGCAGCCTGTTGTGCTATGATCCAACCCACGGCCATCCACTCGGTGGAGGGAAATTTTGGATGAACGGATTCAGACTCCTTTCAACTGATATCCGCGAAAGGACCCGATCGGTCAGAAACGCCTTGCTGGCTGGCGAAGGAGCAGGAGAATCCTGGCTTCCTTACCTCGACCTCATGCTGACGCTACAGGTCAGCAAGGAACGGTATGCACGCCCGAATGACGGTTGGGATGTTATCCCGTTTTTCCAATCGGTCTATCACGCCTTTGGAGTGACCTATGGCAACTACTCGTCCCTGACGATTCCCCCCTACGACGAACTTTGGCCGGATGAATTCGCTCCGAGGGAACCTCTGAAGCTCCTGGATCGCAAATTCGCGACACAGTTCTATCTCGAGCAGGCACGCACCGTGTTGTGGGGAAATCAACCCACAATAGCGAATTACCGCCCCACACAGCGCGGTCAGCGCAGTGAGGAGATCTCGTTCCTCCTGAAGCTCGCAAAAGTAAGGGAGCAAGGGAAACAGTACTTGCTGTACGGAACGTTTATGCGACCGCCGCAGATTTCGGCCGCCGTGATCTCATTCCCGATTTCCCGGGAAAACATCTATGCAGGCCGCAAGGGCAAGACCGTCGTCGACACGACCAAGAACAAGCGGCACAGCGACGATGGGATTGACGATACCGGAAAGGACAAGGGAGAATCGTCTTATCAATCGACCTCTTCTCCCGTCGTTGTCGGAACCTGGCTGGCAAAAAGCGGGGATGTTGGGATTGCAATCTCCAATGTGGGACCGACCACGCTTCCGATTCGATTTGACGCCCGACAGTATGGATTCAAGGGGGGCGAGCGGATCTCGTTGATTCAGGAAAATGGAGTGAAGGACTTCGGAAGAATCGGTGCCGATGGCAACGTCTCAATTGACATTCCCCCCCGCGACGCATATATCATAGAATTGATCAAAAAGTGAAATGGGAAATGTGAAGTCCGTGCAAGTGGGAGCTGATATATTACTTCATAATCAGCTTGAGCTCATCGAAGGCAAGAGTGTTGGCCTCATTACAAATCACTCTGCACTTCTCAGTACTAGCGAGCATCTGGTAGACGCTTTGGTCAAGCGTGGAGGATTCAAACTCCAGGCCCTTTTCGGTCCAGAGCATGGTATTCGCGGGAAAGCGCCAGACAGAAAGAGTATAGGTCACGCTGTTGATCCTCAAACGGGAATTCCCATCTATTCTCTGTTTGGGAAAACAACGAAGCCTACCCGGACTATGCTCAAAGGCATCGACGTCCTGGTATTTGATATCCAGGACGTTGGTGCGCGATTCTACACGTATAGCACCACGCTGACGCTCACTATGGAAGCCGCGGCAGAAAAGGGAATCCCCTATGTTGTACTGGACCGCCCCAATCCGATCGGGGGCTGCCTTGTCGAAGGTCCGATGCTGGACAAGAATCTCAGGTCTTTCGTCGGGTGGCTGCCTCTCCCTGTGGTTCATGGACTTACGATGGGTGAACTTGCGGCCATGATAAGCGGTGAAGGTTGGCTTCGGAACCGTCGGGCGAGTGACCTCCGCGTCGTGAAGATGAAAGGCTGGCGAAGAAGTTGGGCTTTCGATAGGACGGAACTTCGATGGGTCAACCCGTCTCCGAGCATTCGGAGTCTGCAGACTGCCCTCATATACCCCGGAACGTGCTTCATCGAGGGAACGAATGTATCCGAAGGACGTGGCACGGAGCATCCGTTTGAACAGATGGGAGCCCCCTGGATTGGCGGAATCGAGCTGTGTTCGAAACTTCGCTCGTTTCATCTGCCTGGCGTCAAGTTCACCCCAACGGCTTTTACTCCCCTATCGACCCGGGCGGTGACCACGGACTCAAAGTTCGAAGGAATTCGATGCGAAGGCGTGTTCATAAAGGTGACGGACAGAAAGAGGTTTCGGCCTGTGAAAACTGGGGTCTGCCTGCTCCATGCGCTTCAGGATCTGTATCCAGATCAACTCACGTTGAAGAACCGCCGACTCGATGAGCTGATTGGGACCCGATCCGTGAGAAGGGCCATTACTAAGGGGATTCACCCGATCGAAATTGCAGACACCTGGAAAACAGAGAATGAGGAATTCCTGCTGAAGCGCAGGAAATACCTGCTCTACCGATAATGCGTCCCCCTTCTACCTCCGGAAGCCGAATCCTTATCACCAATCCGGCATCATAAAATAAGTCGGGAACACCTGCATTATTATTACTGTTTGGAGAAGGATGAGATGCGGAGATCGTTCACCATGAACAAACCATCGCAAACGAGGTAGTGAATATGAGCACCAGAGCCGCAGGGATCGTAATCGTTGTCGCACTTGTCGCTGTCGGAGTGACTGTCTTTCTCACAAGCCCAGGCGATGGCACTGCTGAGGGGACTGGAGCGGGGATTGTCACGTGGCACAGCTTTGACGAAGGTGTAGCCTTGGCACGCAAAGAAAACAAGAAGATATTCATTGATGTCTATACCGACTGGTGTGTCTGGTGCAAGAAGATGGACAAGGAAGTGTACACGAACGGAACCGTGGGCCAGACGATGACATCGAATTTCATCGCCGTGAAGCTCAACGCGGAATCTCAGAAAGGGGTAACGTTCGATGGTACAGCGATGACCGAGGCTTCACTCGCGGGTACCATGGAGGTCACGGGGTATCCGACCGTGGTATTCCTCGATCCCACCGCCAAGCCGATAACAAAGATTTCGGGCTACATGGAACCGAAGGAGTTCACGAGCCTCCTCCGATTCATAGGCGAGGATCACTACAAGACAACATCATTCAAGGATTACAAGAACTCGAAAAGGGATTGATGCTGGCGTCAGACCGGCAACAGCATCTGAAGTGAATTACGCCGCTCCTGTCCTCCCGGAACCGAGCCTCTCCGCGGCGAGCAAGAGGCCGACGACGAACCACCACCCCAGGCAGTTGATAAACGTACCGTAGTAGTTCTGAAACATCGCTCCGATCATCAGACCCATGAGAGAGAACGTTCCTCCGAGAGCCGTTGCCCGAACGACCCGACTTTGCGCTCGCAACGCTGTCGCAAATCCCCTGCCCATGGAGATGCCCCACATCGCAACAAAGGCGAGTAATCCCGGTAACCCTGAGGAAACGAGAACCGTCAGATAATCGTTGTGCGGATGCACAGTGGTGTCGTAGTATCCCTCGACGCGATACCGTTCAAATACGAGATCCCAATTGTCTTCTCCCACCCCCAGAATCGGATGATGTTCTGCTACCCGCACTGCCGTCTTCCACAGATTCAAACGAGTTTCGTTTTGTCCTGGTTCGACGATTGATGCCGCTCTGTACCGAAGCGCTGGCACACTCAGGATCCCTCCTGCGATCACCACGAGAAGTATCCCTGTGACAAGAATACCTATCTTCTTTCCACGAGTGAACGCAAAGATGGGAATCGCTGCAAGGAACGAAAGCCACATGCTTCTGGCAAACGTGCCAAGCACGGCAAGGAAGCTCAAGCCAGACAGCAAGGTGGTATGCCATTTTTTGAACTCGAGAGAGAAGCTCGAAGCGAAGAAGAACACGCTCATCGCAAAGGCAGCAAATGTCAGATAGAATCCGTAGAACCCAACCGATCTGAAAAACCCCCCTCCCATGGGATCGAGACGACTGCCGCGATAGATTTCGACACCTCCGCCGACCTGCCAAAGCGAATACACGACAGCTACAGCCGATGCAAAGAGAAAGACGTGGACAATCCGGCTGAGAAGAGCGTCGTCATCGACAACCCAATACAGCATGAGCATGATCAGCACCGGCCATTCATTATCGAGTACCGCGCTCAAGGAATGAGCAGGGCGTTCAGAAAGACCTGCTGCGATCAGGTTCCAAACCACGTACGCGATCAATGCCCAGAACATTGGATGCCAGCGAACCACCCAGTTCCTGTTCACCAGCCCTTCTCCCAGCCAACCGATAAATGCTAGTCCCATCCCAAACTGGGCCGGGACGTGTGATATTGGAAGGCTGAAAGCGAATAAAAATAGACCACCGTGAGAGATGGTCCTGTACAACGACTCGGGTTTCATAGACTCCTCGAGATTGCGGAAAGTCCGCCTGGAAAGGTCGCACCAATGAATTCTTTGGTCTTCGAGATCAAGATTTCAGTGGGAATGCCCGAGATCGGCTTTCCCGCCGGAGTAAGGAGTATTCCATGAGGAACCCGATATGGGGACCATTCCTTGACCAAAACCAGCTCTGTGTAGAAAGCCAGCACAGAAGTCTGCATGGCAGATGCGAAATGGACCAGCGAAGTGTCCATCGTTACCAAGCAGAGAGCTCCTTCAACGATGGACGCCAGCTGCGCCAAAGGCCGGTCCTTCAACGCTCTAAACACCGGGATTCCTGTGAGCTCCGGAAGAAGTCTTGCGGCGTGTTCCATTTCCTGGTCACCAGGAGCGACGAGCAGGACAATCCTGAATTGCCCATTCTCCGCGAGATATCTTGCCAGAGCAACAACCTGTTCATTGGAGAACCTTCTCTCCGCGTCTTTGACAGAGAGGTTAATGAGGACATATGGTGCGAGCTGATCGTTCGCAAGCGACCGACTGCGAAGACCATGGCCGCGGAGGAATCTTTCCACGGGCACTCTGGCTTCTTCCGACACCTCGATTTCCAAGCCACGTTCCTCGTCCGACACCCTGATCCCAAAAACCTGTTCTATAAAGGCCATGAGCGTCTCGGCCATGTGCTTTTCGAAACGAGGCAGCTTCAGCAGGCGGTTGAAGTAGAACTCATACTTCTCAGGCCCTTGTCCGACTTTGAACCCGCCCGGAGCGATGAGATTCGCCAGGATGGCAGGAAACGTCGTGCGGTTGAACACGAAATTCAAAATCACATCATACTTCCGTCTGCGTAACTCCAGAATCTGTGCGAACAGTTCGCGCCAGTTCCGCTTAAGGAC encodes the following:
- a CDS encoding DUF6259 domain-containing protein; the protein is DTSAFRKAFAFWGDSTGRINYEMIHYPENEATAQTSYVPSYRAVVGTFKGDWITASERYRAWGTRQPWAVRSRLNRGVVPEWLLKTSLWVWNRGRSEGVLEPAVDIQKELKLPVSVFWHWWHGCSYDDGFPEYLPPREGTDHFKAALSKAQKSDIHAIVYMNQRLWGMTTKSWAEQGAERFAVKGLDGKVRPETYNTYTQKACATMCMATPFWRNTYAGIASEAVRDLGVDGIYMDQACSSLLCYDPTHGHPLGGGKFWMNGFRLLSTDIRERTRSVRNALLAGEGAGESWLPYLDLMLTLQVSKERYARPNDGWDVIPFFQSVYHAFGVTYGNYSSLTIPPYDELWPDEFAPREPLKLLDRKFATQFYLEQARTVLWGNQPTIANYRPTQRGQRSEEISFLLKLAKVREQGKQYLLYGTFMRPPQISAAVISFPISRENIYAGRKGKTVVDTTKNKRHSDDGIDDTGKDKGESSYQSTSSPVVVGTWLAKSGDVGIAISNVGPTTLPIRFDARQYGFKGGERISLIQENGVKDFGRIGADGNVSIDIPPRDAYIIELIKK
- a CDS encoding DUF1343 domain-containing protein, producing MGNVKSVQVGADILLHNQLELIEGKSVGLITNHSALLSTSEHLVDALVKRGGFKLQALFGPEHGIRGKAPDRKSIGHAVDPQTGIPIYSLFGKTTKPTRTMLKGIDVLVFDIQDVGARFYTYSTTLTLTMEAAAEKGIPYVVLDRPNPIGGCLVEGPMLDKNLRSFVGWLPLPVVHGLTMGELAAMISGEGWLRNRRASDLRVVKMKGWRRSWAFDRTELRWVNPSPSIRSLQTALIYPGTCFIEGTNVSEGRGTEHPFEQMGAPWIGGIELCSKLRSFHLPGVKFTPTAFTPLSTRAVTTDSKFEGIRCEGVFIKVTDRKRFRPVKTGVCLLHALQDLYPDQLTLKNRRLDELIGTRSVRRAITKGIHPIEIADTWKTENEEFLLKRRKYLLYR
- a CDS encoding DUF255 domain-containing protein, which translates into the protein MSTRAAGIVIVVALVAVGVTVFLTSPGDGTAEGTGAGIVTWHSFDEGVALARKENKKIFIDVYTDWCVWCKKMDKEVYTNGTVGQTMTSNFIAVKLNAESQKGVTFDGTAMTEASLAGTMEVTGYPTVVFLDPTAKPITKISGYMEPKEFTSLLRFIGEDHYKTTSFKDYKNSKRD
- a CDS encoding O-antigen ligase family protein, with the translated sequence MKPESLYRTISHGGLFLFAFSLPISHVPAQFGMGLAFIGWLGEGLVNRNWVVRWHPMFWALIAYVVWNLIAAGLSERPAHSLSAVLDNEWPVLIMLMLYWVVDDDALLSRIVHVFLFASAVAVVYSLWQVGGGVEIYRGSRLDPMGGGFFRSVGFYGFYLTFAAFAMSVFFFASSFSLEFKKWHTTLLSGLSFLAVLGTFARSMWLSFLAAIPIFAFTRGKKIGILVTGILLVVIAGGILSVPALRYRAASIVEPGQNETRLNLWKTAVRVAEHHPILGVGEDNWDLVFERYRVEGYYDTTVHPHNDYLTVLVSSGLPGLLAFVAMWGISMGRGFATALRAQSRVVRATALGGTFSLMGLMIGAMFQNYYGTFINCLGWWFVVGLLLAAERLGSGRTGAA
- a CDS encoding glycosyltransferase family 9 protein is translated as MKRLMEIAERALRHAVVYPALKIILRNRVSETPLEIDTIKRVLIFRFDRIGDMIVTTPVFKALKRRNTNLQIDVIASSVNEEIPRSNPFVDEVYVLKRNWRELFAQILELRRRKYDVILNFVFNRTTFPAILANLIAPGGFKVGQGPEKYEFYFNRLLKLPRFEKHMAETLMAFIEQVFGIRVSDEERGLEIEVSEEARVPVERFLRGHGLRSRSLANDQLAPYVLINLSVKDAERRFSNEQVVALARYLAENGQFRIVLLVAPGDQEMEHAARLLPELTGIPVFRALKDRPLAQLASIVEGALCLVTMDTSLVHFASAMQTSVLAFYTELVLVKEWSPYRVPHGILLTPAGKPISGIPTEILISKTKEFIGATFPGGLSAISRSL